In a single window of the Luteibacter rhizovicinus DSM 16549 genome:
- the rnc gene encoding ribonuclease III, whose protein sequence is MEFPYRFRDPGLATLALTHRSAGKPNNERMEFLGDALLGALVAELLFEAHPHASEGELSRLRAQLVNGQALAVIGRELELGDDLKLGPGELKSGGFRRDSILADAFEALVAAVYFDDGYDACRQVVRRLFTPRVAEIKRSSKDAKTRLQEWLQGRGLPLPIYELTDSYGEDHAKIFDVSCTIDEPEPIRVEGRGGSRRAAEQDAAETVLRRLLEKKS, encoded by the coding sequence GTGGAATTTCCTTACCGCTTTCGTGATCCCGGTCTCGCGACCCTGGCCTTGACTCATCGGAGTGCCGGGAAGCCCAATAACGAGCGGATGGAATTCCTGGGCGATGCCTTGCTGGGCGCCCTCGTTGCCGAACTGTTGTTCGAGGCGCACCCCCATGCCAGCGAAGGCGAGCTTTCCCGCCTTCGCGCACAGCTGGTCAATGGCCAGGCCCTTGCCGTCATCGGGCGCGAGCTCGAGCTCGGTGACGACCTGAAACTCGGGCCCGGCGAGTTGAAGAGCGGCGGTTTTCGTCGCGACTCCATCCTTGCCGATGCCTTCGAGGCCCTGGTCGCCGCCGTCTACTTCGACGACGGCTACGACGCCTGTCGTCAGGTGGTGCGCCGCCTGTTCACGCCGCGCGTGGCGGAAATCAAGCGATCCAGCAAGGATGCCAAGACGCGGCTGCAGGAATGGCTGCAGGGAAGGGGGCTTCCCCTCCCCATTTATGAATTAACCGACAGTTACGGCGAAGATCACGCCAAGATCTTCGACGTCAGCTGTACGATCGACGAACCGGAACCGATTCGCGTCGAAGGACGCGGGGGCAGCCGGCGCGCCGCCGAACAGGACGCTGCCGAAACGGTGCTGCGCCGCTTGCTGGAAAAGAAATCATGA
- the era gene encoding GTPase Era: protein MNDIDIPEAHDTLVDDDFRCGYVALLGRPNVGKSTLLNAMIGVRLSIVSHRPQTTRHRILGISTKPEGQILYVDTPGLHRGGKRAMNRSLNRAARAAISEVNLAVQVIEAGRWTDEDAAMYAALAEQPDVPKLLAINKVDLQKDKTAMLPFVADLMQKHQFDDVYYVSALKSKGLEGLEKGILKRLPEQPAVYAEDEITDRSERFLASEMVREQLMLRLNQELPYATTVEIEAFQDRPDGIAEVHAVIWVERDGQKAIVIGEGGAQLKAIGTSARKAMETMFERKVFLKLWVKVREGWADDENLLKRFGYE from the coding sequence ATGAACGACATCGATATCCCCGAAGCACACGACACGCTCGTCGACGACGACTTCCGCTGTGGCTATGTTGCCCTGCTGGGTCGCCCGAACGTAGGCAAGTCCACCCTGCTCAACGCCATGATCGGCGTGCGCCTGAGCATTGTCAGCCATCGTCCGCAGACGACGCGTCACCGCATCCTCGGCATTTCCACCAAGCCCGAGGGGCAGATCCTCTACGTGGACACGCCCGGCCTGCACCGGGGTGGCAAGCGCGCGATGAACCGCAGCCTCAACCGGGCGGCTCGCGCGGCCATCTCCGAGGTGAACCTGGCGGTTCAGGTGATCGAGGCAGGCCGCTGGACCGACGAAGACGCCGCCATGTACGCCGCGCTCGCCGAGCAGCCGGACGTGCCGAAACTTCTGGCTATCAACAAGGTGGACCTGCAGAAGGACAAGACGGCCATGCTGCCGTTCGTCGCCGATCTCATGCAGAAGCATCAGTTCGACGATGTCTACTACGTCAGCGCGCTGAAGTCGAAGGGCCTCGAAGGCCTGGAAAAAGGCATTCTCAAGCGTCTGCCGGAACAGCCGGCAGTCTACGCCGAGGATGAAATCACCGATCGCAGCGAGCGCTTCCTCGCCTCGGAAATGGTTCGCGAGCAGCTCATGCTGCGCCTCAACCAGGAACTGCCGTACGCCACCACCGTCGAGATCGAGGCCTTCCAGGATCGTCCCGACGGTATCGCCGAAGTGCACGCGGTGATCTGGGTCGAGCGTGACGGCCAGAAGGCGATCGTGATCGGCGAAGGTGGTGCCCAGCTGAAAGCGATCGGCACGTCGGCGCGCAAGGCGATGGAGACCATGTTCGAGCGTAAGGTGTTCCTCAAGCTTTGGGTCAAGGTACGCGAAGGCTGGGCCGACGACGAGAACCTGCTCAAGCGTTTCGGCTACGAATAA
- the recO gene encoding DNA repair protein RecO, translated as MRVEQQPAFILHARPYRETSMLAECLTRDHGRIGVVARGVRREGARTQRAQLEPFQRVELDLLMKGELATLRSAEPSGPVLRLTGDAGLAGLYLNELVVRLTGRQDGNPELFAFYDSTLRRMAAGEPLAWTLRRFERDMLDALGYGLQLDIDAIDGSPVDPALVYFYDPESGVLPGRVGDQRAIRGADLLALAADTAPDTAGLSSLRRMMRLVITFHLGGGELKAWRVLR; from the coding sequence ATGCGCGTCGAACAACAGCCCGCCTTCATCCTGCATGCCCGGCCGTACCGGGAAACCTCGATGCTCGCCGAATGCCTCACCCGCGATCATGGCCGTATCGGCGTGGTCGCGCGTGGTGTCCGGCGGGAGGGCGCGCGTACGCAGCGGGCCCAGCTCGAGCCCTTTCAGCGCGTCGAGCTCGATCTTCTGATGAAGGGGGAGCTCGCGACGCTGCGTAGCGCCGAGCCCTCGGGGCCTGTGCTTCGCCTGACCGGCGATGCCGGTCTCGCCGGGCTCTACCTCAATGAGCTTGTCGTCCGCCTGACCGGTCGGCAGGACGGCAACCCCGAGCTGTTCGCGTTCTACGACAGCACGCTGAGGCGCATGGCCGCGGGTGAGCCGCTGGCCTGGACGTTGCGCCGATTCGAGCGCGACATGCTCGATGCCCTCGGTTACGGGCTTCAGCTCGACATCGACGCCATCGACGGCTCGCCCGTGGATCCGGCGCTCGTCTATTTCTACGATCCCGAATCGGGCGTGCTTCCGGGGCGCGTTGGCGACCAGCGAGCCATCCGTGGCGCCGACCTGCTTGCGCTGGCGGCGGATACGGCGCCGGATACCGCTGGGCTCTCTTCGCTGCGCCGCATGATGCGGCTCGTGATCACCTTCCACCTTGGCGGCGGCGAGCTCAAGGCCTGGCGCGTCCTACGCTAA
- a CDS encoding response regulator, with translation MPDRHFFQILVADDDPSTRAFLRGALAAMGYVVTLVEDGAQALSLARTTRFDAILLDCRMPSGGAVDVLVALHADPDAASRHAVAMATSAEVPTTLRQSLIEAGFACVIEKPCGIASLANALTATLGVDRDEHVLDDHEAMLATGDLTTMHALRSLFREELLQLAPELASLANAPATLVDRLHRLRSACGFCGATRLAAQAKALQHHVIETRWASPPALLRFRSELELALTALA, from the coding sequence ATGCCGGACCGCCATTTTTTTCAGATACTCGTCGCCGATGACGACCCTTCGACGCGGGCATTTCTCCGCGGCGCGTTGGCCGCCATGGGCTATGTCGTCACGCTGGTCGAGGACGGAGCGCAGGCGCTAAGCCTCGCTCGCACGACGCGATTCGACGCCATCCTGCTCGATTGCCGCATGCCGTCAGGCGGCGCCGTCGATGTCCTCGTCGCGCTCCACGCGGATCCTGACGCCGCTTCGCGCCACGCCGTGGCGATGGCAACCAGCGCCGAGGTGCCCACCACCCTGCGCCAAAGCCTCATCGAAGCAGGCTTCGCGTGCGTCATCGAGAAGCCCTGCGGAATCGCCTCGCTTGCCAATGCCCTGACGGCGACCCTTGGCGTCGATCGTGACGAGCACGTCCTCGACGACCACGAAGCCATGCTCGCGACCGGCGATCTGACCACCATGCACGCCTTGCGCAGCCTGTTTCGTGAGGAGTTGCTTCAGCTCGCGCCCGAGCTGGCATCCCTGGCGAACGCCCCCGCGACCCTGGTCGACCGCCTGCATCGGCTGCGCTCGGCCTGCGGATTCTGCGGTGCGACGCGGCTGGCCGCCCAGGCAAAAGCCCTGCAACATCATGTCATCGAAACACGATGGGCCTCCCCGCCCGCCCTGCTCCGCTTCCGCTCGGAACTCGAACTCGCGCTTACCGCTTTAGCGTAG